In the genome of Gordonia rubripertincta, one region contains:
- a CDS encoding SDR family NAD(P)-dependent oxidoreductase, with protein sequence MGAQDLNGRRVIVTGGASGMGEGLVRAFPELGARVVSLDLVESVGRTVADEVGATFQQVDVSDQASVDRAIDAAVETLGGLDVLIHAAGIAPFAPSESTPLDLWNTVMAINATGTMLTNQAAFRHLRDHGGAILNFASAAGLDGLPRKAAYSASKGAVLAWTRTVAAEWGQYGITVNAIAPAIWTPMYDKTRSEMTEDQLTQHDAIMAQRIPIGGRLGDIVNDFVPVMAFYASEGAGFVTGQTISIDGGTLKVR encoded by the coding sequence ATGGGCGCACAAGATCTCAACGGCCGTCGCGTCATCGTCACCGGTGGTGCCAGCGGCATGGGGGAGGGCCTCGTGCGTGCGTTTCCCGAACTCGGAGCGCGGGTGGTGTCGCTGGACCTCGTCGAGAGCGTAGGACGCACTGTCGCAGACGAGGTGGGCGCAACGTTCCAGCAGGTTGATGTCTCGGATCAGGCCTCGGTGGATCGAGCCATCGATGCGGCAGTGGAAACCCTTGGCGGACTGGATGTCTTGATCCATGCGGCGGGTATTGCGCCTTTTGCCCCGTCGGAATCGACCCCGCTGGACTTGTGGAACACGGTGATGGCGATCAACGCCACCGGCACGATGCTGACCAATCAAGCCGCATTCCGGCATCTGCGAGATCACGGCGGAGCTATCCTCAACTTTGCTTCCGCCGCAGGTCTCGACGGGTTGCCGCGCAAGGCGGCCTATTCGGCGAGTAAGGGCGCAGTCCTCGCCTGGACGCGCACCGTCGCCGCCGAATGGGGGCAATACGGCATCACGGTCAACGCGATCGCGCCGGCGATTTGGACACCGATGTACGACAAGACCCGGTCGGAGATGACCGAGGATCAATTGACTCAGCACGACGCGATCATGGCTCAACGCATCCCGATCGGTGGCCGACTAGGAGACATCGTCAACGACTTCGTGCCCGTGATGGCGTTCTATGCTTCCGAAGGTGCCGGATTCGTCACCGGGCAGACGATATCGATCGACGGCGGCACACTGAAGGTGCGATGA
- a CDS encoding alpha/beta fold hydrolase, whose translation MATDDTSHARVALPGAGLELAADRWTGLATGGIVVLLHGGGQTRHSWRTTGERLAALGWITYAVDLRGHGDSGWAQDADYGLSGHLDDLLALIAEVRRRDPGLPLALVGASLGGIISLLAAGENEGLAQAVVLVDVAARIEESGSSRVRDFMRSAPNGFESLEQASEAIAAYNPHRRRTGGLEGLKKNLRLRDERWHWHWDPRSLDLDDASDSPEHPNSAAAYQRSLAAARSVGCPFLLIRGLRSDVVSDEGVAEMRELIPQIEVVDVRAAGHMVAGDDNDVFTTGLADFLTRALVNAHP comes from the coding sequence ATGGCAACCGATGACACCTCACATGCCCGCGTCGCCCTTCCGGGCGCCGGACTCGAGCTGGCAGCCGACCGTTGGACGGGCCTGGCGACCGGCGGAATCGTGGTCCTGCTCCACGGTGGAGGTCAGACACGGCATTCCTGGCGCACGACCGGCGAGCGACTGGCGGCACTTGGCTGGATCACCTACGCGGTGGATCTGCGTGGGCACGGTGACAGCGGATGGGCACAGGATGCCGATTACGGGCTGTCCGGACACCTCGATGACCTACTGGCACTGATCGCCGAGGTCCGGCGTCGTGATCCTGGACTACCGCTGGCGCTGGTCGGGGCCTCTCTCGGCGGCATCATCTCGCTCTTGGCCGCCGGCGAGAACGAGGGACTCGCGCAGGCCGTGGTTCTGGTCGATGTCGCGGCCAGAATCGAAGAGTCCGGTAGCTCGCGGGTACGCGATTTCATGCGGAGTGCGCCCAATGGATTCGAGAGTCTCGAGCAGGCCTCCGAGGCGATCGCGGCCTACAACCCGCACCGACGTCGGACCGGCGGGCTGGAGGGCTTGAAGAAGAATCTCCGGCTGCGAGACGAGCGGTGGCACTGGCACTGGGATCCGCGCAGTCTCGACCTCGATGACGCGTCGGACAGTCCGGAGCATCCGAACAGTGCAGCGGCATACCAACGATCCCTCGCGGCCGCTCGCAGTGTCGGTTGTCCGTTCCTGCTCATACGAGGTCTGCGCTCAGACGTCGTCTCCGACGAGGGAGTCGCCGAGATGCGGGAGCTCATCCCGCAGATCGAGGTGGTCGATGTGCGCGCGGCCGGGCACATGGTCGCGGGAGACGACAACGACGTCTTCACCACTGGTCTCGCTGATTTCCTCACGCGTGCGCTGGTGAACGCCCATCCCTGA
- a CDS encoding acyl-CoA thioesterase, whose amino-acid sequence MKSYAAPISHRPERDGTVPASAHVPFYLAMEYSSDAWNSLLVDTCGAPLPARDLGVVDVTAQFNRELFVGDVCAETGLIRLGVSSLGFRVVLYQEDVVCAVITIVLARLAPDRKRSTPLTAEQRTALETILET is encoded by the coding sequence GTGAAGTCGTATGCGGCCCCCATCTCACATCGCCCGGAGCGTGACGGCACGGTACCCGCGAGCGCCCATGTCCCGTTCTATCTTGCGATGGAGTACTCGTCCGACGCCTGGAACTCATTGCTCGTCGATACGTGTGGCGCTCCGTTGCCCGCCCGCGACCTGGGTGTCGTCGACGTGACCGCGCAGTTCAACCGGGAATTGTTCGTCGGCGATGTCTGCGCGGAAACCGGTCTGATCCGGCTCGGTGTGAGCAGCTTGGGTTTCCGGGTGGTGCTATACCAAGAAGATGTGGTCTGTGCGGTCATCACGATCGTGCTGGCCCGACTGGCTCCCGACCGCAAGCGGTCGACCCCGCTGACCGCGGAGCAGCGAACCGCGCTGGAGACGATTCTGGAAACCTGA
- a CDS encoding enoyl-CoA hydratase: MNQSELVIVEHSGPTCTITLNRPEARNALSQALNHELVAAVDDVDADPAVAVILLTGAGGSFCSGVDLKELAQRGFTGSEKTENCIDRVAACTTPVVGLVDGPAVTGGFELALACDFLIASATARFADTHSRVGIVPGGGLTARLAEAVGIRRARQLSATGQYVDAATALHWGLVNEVVEPEQLRDRGLAIAESFCAADPATLNQVWALYDSQSEDRLTVPLARETEINRTWTAHVSSLAESTAAVLDHGRAQNADRR; the protein is encoded by the coding sequence ATGAACCAATCAGAACTGGTGATCGTCGAGCATTCAGGGCCCACGTGCACCATCACCCTCAATCGCCCGGAGGCCCGCAATGCACTGTCGCAGGCGCTGAACCATGAACTCGTGGCCGCCGTTGACGACGTGGACGCAGACCCGGCCGTGGCGGTCATCCTGTTGACCGGTGCCGGTGGGTCTTTCTGTTCCGGAGTGGATTTGAAGGAACTCGCGCAGAGGGGGTTCACCGGAAGCGAGAAGACCGAGAACTGCATCGATCGCGTCGCCGCCTGCACGACACCAGTTGTCGGACTCGTGGACGGGCCGGCCGTGACCGGCGGCTTCGAGCTTGCGCTGGCGTGCGATTTCCTCATCGCATCTGCGACGGCTCGGTTCGCCGACACCCACTCTCGGGTAGGTATCGTCCCGGGCGGTGGGCTCACCGCACGATTGGCGGAGGCGGTAGGGATTCGCCGGGCCCGGCAGCTCAGCGCCACCGGGCAGTACGTCGATGCAGCCACCGCCCTGCACTGGGGATTGGTGAACGAAGTAGTCGAGCCGGAACAGTTGCGCGACCGCGGCCTGGCCATCGCCGAATCATTCTGCGCCGCCGATCCGGCCACCCTGAACCAGGTGTGGGCTCTGTACGACTCGCAGTCCGAGGATCGGCTCACCGTTCCCCTCGCCCGTGAGACCGAGATCAACCGGACCTGGACCGCACACGTGAGCTCGTTGGCCGAATCCACCGCAGCTGTTCTGGATCACGGCCGGGCTCAGAACGCCGACCGTCGATGA
- a CDS encoding mycofactocin-coupled SDR family oxidoreductase, with protein sequence MAGRVEGKVAFITGAARGQGRSHAVRLAEEGADIIAVDICEQIESNPYPLATEEDLAETAKLVEKFDRRIVTVKADVRDRQQLKSALDEGLAALGRLDVVVANAGILPMAMGDPHASDFVDAVDVDLVGVMNAVAVAMPHLGKHASVVITGSTAAMLPNTTDNPAMGPGSAGYGWAKKTVMGYAEQLALHLAPEFIRVNVIHPTNVNTHLLHNDGLYSMFRPDLENPTREDVEPAFTMFQAMPIPYVEPVDISNAVLFFASDDSRYVTGQQLRVDAGSLLKMPGGPAGS encoded by the coding sequence ATGGCCGGAAGAGTCGAAGGCAAAGTCGCATTCATCACCGGTGCGGCACGCGGGCAGGGGAGAAGCCACGCGGTACGGCTTGCCGAAGAGGGTGCGGACATCATCGCGGTCGACATCTGCGAGCAGATCGAGTCGAACCCATATCCGCTTGCCACCGAGGAGGATCTGGCCGAGACCGCCAAGCTCGTCGAGAAGTTCGATCGTCGGATCGTCACGGTCAAGGCCGACGTGCGTGACCGGCAGCAGCTGAAGTCGGCGCTCGACGAGGGACTGGCAGCGCTTGGCCGTCTCGACGTCGTCGTGGCGAACGCCGGCATCCTGCCGATGGCCATGGGCGACCCGCACGCATCGGACTTCGTCGATGCGGTGGACGTCGATCTCGTCGGTGTGATGAACGCGGTCGCTGTGGCGATGCCGCACCTGGGTAAGCATGCTTCGGTGGTGATCACCGGATCGACGGCAGCGATGCTGCCGAACACGACGGACAATCCGGCGATGGGTCCCGGTTCTGCCGGATACGGCTGGGCGAAGAAGACGGTGATGGGTTACGCCGAGCAGCTCGCCTTGCATCTGGCACCAGAGTTCATCAGGGTCAATGTGATCCATCCGACCAACGTCAATACGCACCTCCTCCACAACGACGGCCTCTACTCGATGTTCCGTCCCGACCTGGAGAATCCCACGCGCGAAGACGTGGAGCCGGCCTTCACTATGTTCCAGGCGATGCCCATCCCGTATGTGGAACCCGTGGACATCTCGAATGCGGTGCTGTTCTTCGCCTCAGACGATTCCCGCTACGTCACCGGTCAACAACTGCGGGTCGATGCGGGATCGCTGCTCAAGATGCCGGGTGGTCCGGCGGGCTCTTAG
- a CDS encoding aldehyde dehydrogenase family protein — MSAPQSVSVTHEERILLDGVLRHAGAGGTFDVVNPATGEKVGVAADSTAADMDAAIAAARSAFDNTSWATDLEFRQRCLHQLHEAISAEAEDFRLELVIEAGAPLMTTYMAQLDWPLSDGLLWPAEAVAGLPWHRRLSDSSLLGITNMRHVFKEPVGVVAGIIPWNFPFEILINKLGPILATGNTVVIKAASETPWNATRVGRLIAEKTEIPAGVVNIITTSDIAVAERLVTDPRVDMISFTGSTRTGRLITEKSAPTFKKLLLELGGKSAGIVLDDADLASALPAAMSACMHAGQGCALPTRLLVHRSKYDQAVAALEEIYAAIPYGDPADPGVFCGPVITEKQRTNILELIRRGEAEGGRLIVGGRIPEDRPQGYFVQPTLFADVDNAAAISQAEIFGPVLSVTPFDDDADAIRIANDSIYGLSGNVFTTSPERALTIARGVRTGSFMINGGMFYGSDSPYGGYKHSGVGRQGGIEGLETYLETKAVATTLPLDIA; from the coding sequence ATGTCAGCACCACAATCGGTTTCGGTCACACACGAGGAGCGGATTCTCCTCGATGGAGTTCTGCGACACGCGGGCGCAGGGGGGACATTCGACGTCGTGAATCCCGCGACCGGTGAGAAGGTGGGTGTTGCCGCCGATTCCACCGCCGCCGATATGGACGCGGCTATTGCGGCCGCCCGGAGCGCCTTTGACAACACGTCCTGGGCCACGGACCTCGAGTTCCGGCAACGCTGCCTCCATCAACTGCATGAGGCGATCAGTGCCGAGGCAGAGGACTTTCGACTGGAGTTGGTCATCGAAGCAGGTGCGCCACTGATGACAACCTATATGGCACAGCTTGATTGGCCATTGTCAGACGGTCTCCTCTGGCCGGCCGAAGCGGTCGCGGGCCTGCCGTGGCACCGCCGCCTTTCCGACAGCTCGTTGCTCGGTATCACCAACATGCGGCATGTGTTCAAGGAACCTGTCGGAGTCGTCGCCGGCATAATCCCGTGGAACTTTCCCTTTGAGATCTTGATCAACAAGCTCGGTCCGATTCTCGCGACCGGAAACACCGTGGTCATCAAGGCGGCATCGGAGACGCCGTGGAATGCGACCCGGGTCGGGCGACTGATCGCGGAGAAGACCGAGATCCCGGCCGGCGTCGTCAACATCATCACCACCAGTGACATCGCCGTCGCCGAGCGACTGGTGACGGACCCGCGCGTCGACATGATCTCGTTCACCGGGTCGACCAGGACGGGTCGGCTGATCACCGAGAAGTCGGCCCCCACGTTCAAGAAACTACTCCTCGAACTGGGCGGCAAGAGCGCTGGAATCGTGTTGGACGATGCGGATCTCGCATCGGCGCTACCCGCCGCGATGTCGGCGTGCATGCACGCAGGACAGGGCTGCGCGTTGCCGACCCGGCTGCTCGTCCATCGGTCAAAGTACGACCAAGCGGTAGCCGCGCTGGAAGAGATCTACGCGGCAATCCCTTATGGCGATCCGGCCGATCCCGGCGTCTTCTGTGGGCCGGTGATCACGGAGAAGCAGCGAACCAACATTCTTGAGCTGATCAGACGTGGCGAGGCCGAGGGTGGCCGATTGATCGTCGGTGGCAGGATTCCCGAGGACAGGCCCCAGGGCTACTTCGTGCAACCGACCCTCTTTGCCGACGTGGACAATGCGGCTGCGATCTCGCAGGCCGAGATCTTTGGGCCGGTGCTGTCGGTCACGCCGTTCGATGACGATGCGGACGCGATCAGGATCGCCAACGACAGCATCTATGGATTGTCGGGCAACGTCTTCACCACATCCCCGGAACGAGCACTGACGATTGCCCGTGGCGTCCGCACGGGTTCCTTCATGATCAACGGTGGCATGTTCTACGGGTCTGACTCGCCCTACGGCGGGTACAAGCACAGCGGCGTGGGCAGGCAAGGCGGCATCGAGGGACTCGAGACCTACCTCGAGACCAAGGCAGTCGCCACAACGTTGCCGCTCGATATCGCCTGA
- a CDS encoding TetR/AcrR family transcriptional regulator produces the protein MADIADACGIGRSTLLRYFAAKADILWDRSADEVAALAEKLRAAPTSADPVGVLCVELPAMLGYLDSELDLLRTQVRIIAESSNGWPLGSTRFSSWESVVTLFITSRTDHRPGDLFTQLLTQSLFNAGWTALTVWAESDEQRPDRLLQEAFGLVRGGFTST, from the coding sequence ATGGCAGACATCGCCGACGCATGCGGCATCGGTCGCAGCACCCTCCTGCGGTACTTCGCCGCGAAGGCCGACATCCTCTGGGATCGCTCGGCCGACGAAGTGGCGGCGCTGGCCGAGAAGCTACGGGCAGCGCCGACGTCCGCGGATCCGGTTGGGGTGCTGTGCGTGGAGCTGCCGGCGATGCTCGGCTACCTCGATTCCGAATTGGATCTGCTGCGTACGCAAGTGCGAATCATTGCGGAGTCGTCGAACGGTTGGCCCCTCGGGTCGACCAGGTTCAGCTCCTGGGAATCCGTGGTGACCCTCTTCATCACGTCCCGCACCGATCACCGGCCTGGCGATCTGTTCACACAGCTCTTGACGCAAAGCCTCTTCAATGCCGGCTGGACGGCACTCACGGTCTGGGCCGAATCCGATGAGCAGCGGCCGGACCGGCTGCTGCAGGAGGCATTCGGCTTGGTGCGCGGCGGTTTCACCAGCACCTGA
- a CDS encoding SDR family NAD(P)-dependent oxidoreductase produces the protein MTFENAGALVTGAGSGLGRAIAVRLASDGARVVVSDVSAEGGAATVDTIVGAGGQASFIQADVSDADGVEALIAESIDYLGGLDLAVNNAGIAHTPGDLHQLSIAEWDAVMGVDLRGTFLCMRGELAHMVQAGHGKIVNMASNAGTKNAPGMAAYTAAKHGVVGLTKNAALQYARRNIQINAVGPGTILTEGIIAFGADQQEQWADLIPVGRMGRPEEVAAAVAYLLSDEAGFVTGHTLLIDGGLMWD, from the coding sequence ATGACATTTGAGAATGCCGGCGCGTTGGTCACCGGCGCGGGCTCGGGCCTGGGTCGGGCGATTGCCGTCCGCCTCGCGAGTGACGGAGCGCGGGTGGTTGTTTCGGATGTGAGCGCCGAGGGGGGAGCAGCCACAGTCGATACGATCGTGGGCGCCGGTGGCCAGGCCTCGTTCATCCAGGCCGACGTCTCCGATGCCGACGGTGTGGAGGCGTTGATCGCCGAGTCGATCGACTACCTCGGAGGTCTCGATCTTGCCGTGAACAACGCGGGAATCGCCCATACCCCCGGAGACCTCCATCAGCTGTCGATCGCCGAGTGGGATGCGGTGATGGGTGTGGATCTGCGCGGTACGTTCCTCTGTATGCGTGGAGAACTGGCCCACATGGTCCAGGCCGGACACGGCAAGATCGTGAACATGGCGTCGAATGCCGGAACCAAGAACGCGCCCGGCATGGCCGCCTACACCGCCGCCAAGCACGGTGTCGTGGGACTGACGAAGAATGCCGCGCTACAGTACGCGCGGCGAAACATACAGATCAACGCGGTCGGTCCCGGCACGATTCTGACCGAGGGAATCATCGCGTTCGGCGCCGACCAACAGGAGCAGTGGGCAGATCTGATCCCGGTGGGTCGGATGGGTCGGCCGGAGGAGGTTGCGGCGGCCGTCGCGTACCTGCTCTCCGACGAGGCGGGTTTCGTCACCGGACACACCCTGCTCATCGATGGTGGTCTGATGTGGGACTGA
- a CDS encoding hotdog domain-containing protein has protein sequence MTEAPAYDTTSFVDLIDAFRDLQETLCLVAPPPAATLELTAAVADVTKRLKEFEAPEGHRVARDREMGSDVHPMLVKYEATDTSDTSLAGTVTFNHAHMGGGGAVHGGVIPMLFDDLLGMFVSRRGQPNSRTAFLNVNYRSVTPVLRALRVDARIEKIEGRKTFVTGTISDGDLVCAEAEALFVRLLPGQP, from the coding sequence ATGACCGAGGCGCCGGCGTACGACACCACATCCTTTGTCGACCTGATAGATGCGTTTCGGGATCTGCAGGAGACCCTGTGCTTGGTGGCACCGCCACCGGCGGCCACTCTGGAACTGACGGCGGCCGTCGCGGATGTGACGAAGCGGCTCAAAGAGTTCGAGGCGCCCGAGGGTCACCGCGTGGCACGGGACCGGGAGATGGGCAGCGATGTACACCCGATGCTGGTCAAGTACGAGGCCACCGACACATCAGACACCTCCCTGGCCGGAACCGTGACGTTCAACCACGCGCACATGGGTGGGGGAGGCGCCGTCCATGGCGGAGTCATCCCCATGTTGTTCGACGATCTACTCGGTATGTTCGTCAGCCGCAGAGGCCAACCCAACTCGAGGACGGCATTCCTGAATGTGAACTATCGCAGCGTCACCCCGGTGCTGCGAGCACTGCGCGTCGACGCGAGGATCGAGAAGATCGAGGGTCGAAAGACCTTCGTGACCGGAACGATCTCCGATGGTGACCTCGTCTGCGCCGAGGCAGAAGCGCTTTTCGTCCGGCTGTTGCCCGGCCAGCCCTGA
- a CDS encoding acyl-CoA dehydrogenase family protein, whose protein sequence is MTVDTVTDVEGPPLGSWELPEELRMLRETVRRFMEREVHPLEATLPHDAAGLPRDQLIPLQEKARGLGLWALQTPEEYGGAGLSVLGQVVVAEEAAKCRMGAFFPALGAFGGNPPNVMFKASAEQFEKFAQPILDGTMTKAYTAISEANGGSDPARAISLRAVRDGDHYVLNGSKMWTSHAENADWGVVYARTGEGRAGISCFIVEKDTPGMSLHRIGVMASFSPFELHFDDVRLPASNLIGAEGGGFRLASDFLIYSRIIYAAGPIGIAQEALDAACRWAKEREVFGGKLSDKQGIAWMLVDAEVELRAARLLMYQAAWNADLGKDVKVDASIAKMYGTEVAYKIIDKCIQIHGALGLSDELPLERWFRDLRVKRLGEGATEVQRVVIARELFK, encoded by the coding sequence ATGACCGTGGACACCGTCACCGACGTCGAGGGCCCGCCGCTCGGCTCATGGGAGTTGCCCGAAGAGTTGCGGATGCTCCGCGAGACGGTGCGTCGGTTCATGGAGCGAGAGGTCCATCCGCTCGAGGCGACCCTTCCGCACGATGCGGCGGGCCTGCCCCGCGATCAACTAATTCCCCTGCAGGAGAAGGCCCGCGGCCTTGGCCTGTGGGCGCTGCAGACACCAGAGGAGTACGGGGGTGCCGGTCTGAGCGTCCTCGGGCAAGTCGTGGTGGCCGAAGAGGCGGCCAAGTGCCGGATGGGAGCGTTCTTCCCGGCGTTGGGCGCCTTCGGCGGCAATCCGCCCAACGTGATGTTCAAAGCCTCGGCCGAACAGTTCGAGAAGTTCGCGCAACCGATTCTCGACGGCACGATGACCAAGGCCTATACCGCGATCAGCGAAGCGAACGGCGGTTCCGATCCGGCACGTGCGATCAGCCTCAGAGCAGTCCGAGATGGCGACCACTACGTGCTCAACGGCAGCAAGATGTGGACCTCACACGCAGAGAACGCCGACTGGGGAGTGGTGTATGCCAGGACCGGCGAGGGGCGAGCGGGGATCTCCTGCTTCATCGTTGAAAAGGACACTCCCGGAATGTCCTTGCACCGCATCGGTGTGATGGCGTCGTTTTCACCCTTCGAGCTGCACTTCGACGATGTGCGGCTCCCGGCCTCCAATCTGATCGGTGCCGAGGGTGGCGGGTTCAGGCTGGCCAGTGACTTCCTGATCTACAGTCGGATCATCTACGCGGCCGGCCCGATCGGGATCGCACAAGAGGCGCTCGACGCCGCGTGCCGATGGGCCAAAGAGCGCGAAGTGTTCGGCGGCAAGCTCTCCGACAAGCAGGGCATCGCCTGGATGTTGGTCGATGCCGAGGTGGAACTCCGGGCGGCCCGGCTGCTGATGTATCAGGCTGCCTGGAACGCCGATCTCGGCAAGGACGTCAAGGTCGACGCCTCCATCGCCAAGATGTATGGCACTGAGGTGGCCTACAAGATAATCGACAAGTGCATCCAGATCCACGGCGCCCTAGGACTTTCCGACGAGCTGCCGCTGGAACGGTGGTTTCGCGATCTGAGGGTGAAACGCCTCGGCGAAGGCGCCACCGAGGTGCAGCGGGTAGTGATTGCCCGCGAACTGTTCAAGTGA